A genomic region of Zea mays cultivar B73 chromosome 6, Zm-B73-REFERENCE-NAM-5.0, whole genome shotgun sequence contains the following coding sequences:
- the LOC103631551 gene encoding UDP-glucuronic acid decarboxylase 5, whose product KFFLFVLDVTEPLLVEVDQIYHLACPASPIFYKHNSVKTIKTNVIGTLNMLGLAKRVGARILLTSTSEVYGDPLEHPQIEAYWGNVNPIGVRSCYDEGKRVAETLMFDYHRQHGIEIRIARIFNTYGPRMNIDDGRVVSNFIAQAVR is encoded by the exons AAATTCTTTCTATTTGTTTTAGATGTCACCGAGCCGCTTCTTGTGGAAGTTGACCAAATCTATCACCTTGCTTGCCCTGCTTCACCAATATTCTACAAGCACAACTCTGTTAAG ACCATCAAGACAAATGTTATTGGTACCCTGAACATGCTAGGACTTGCAAAGAGAGTTGGAGCTAG GATTTTATTGACATCAACCTCTGAAGTTTATGGTGATCCACTTGAGCATCCTCAAATTGAGGCCTACTGGGGCAATGTTAATCCGATTG GTGTTAGGAGTTGTTATGATGAGGGTAAGCGTGTAGCTGAGACGTTGATGTTTGACTATCACAGGCAGCATGGCATTG AAATCCGGATTGCCAGGATTTTCAACACCTATGGGCCTAGGATGAACATTGATGATGGCCGTGTTGTTAGCAACTTCATTGCTCAGGCTGTGCGGTAA